From Amaranthus tricolor cultivar Red isolate AtriRed21 chromosome 4, ASM2621246v1, whole genome shotgun sequence:
TATAAAGATTTTGTAACCAATATTCCTAACATCAAACCTTTAACTACTCCACAAGATGTTTCTTCTCCCTCTTCTTTATCTTTTAATGTTTACTCTGAACCTTCTCTTCAACATATGTCATCTACTGACTTAAATAGTCTTTCATCCATGCTCTCTGTTTATGAACCCACTTCTTATAATAAAGCTAAAAATGATCCTAAATGGATTAATGCCATGAACAAAGAACTTCAAGCCTTGGAAAATAATCATACTTGGGATTTAACTTCTCTACCTCCTAATAGAACTCCTATTGATTGTAAATggatttacaaaataaaatttcaacttaatGGCACCATTGAAAGATACAAGGCTAGGTTAGTGGCTAGGGGTGATAAACAGATAAAAGGAAAAGATTATAAATACACTTTTAGCCCTGTTGCTAGGTTTACCACTATAAGAACTCTTATTGCCATAGCTGCTGCTAAACACTGGAGTATTCAACAAGTTGATATTAACAATGCTTTCTTACATGGCTACATATCAGAAGATATATATATGCTCCCTCCCCAAGGGTATTCCAAGGCCCTTCCTGGTCAGGTATGTAAACTTAATAGATCTTTATATGGCCTCAAACAGGCTTCCAGACAATGGAATATTgaacttaaaaattttttgCTTCATTCTTTGGGATTTATTCAATCCAAGCAAGATTTTTCTATGTTTACTAAGAAGGATGGAATTGATTTTACTGTTATTGTTGCTTATGTTGATGATCTTTTAATTACTGgttcaaatattttaattatttctaatatAAAATCTCGACTTCACCAAGCCTTCAGTATTAAGGACTTGggtgatttgaaattttttcttgGTATTGAAGTTCATAGAACTTCAGCAGGGATTCTTTTGAATCAAAGGAAATATATCCTTGATTTGCTTCAGGACACCAAAATGGAAACTTGCAAAATCTCTCCCTTTCCATTACCTAAAGGTCTCAAACTCAGTACTTTGAATGGTGCTTTATTGGCTAATCCAGAAACATACAGAAGACTTGTTGGGAAACTCCTATATTTAAACATGACAAGGCCTGACATTTCTTATTCTGTTCAACAACTTAGCCAGTTCTTGAGTGCTCCCAGGGCTCCTCATTTTGCAGCTGCTTTACATGTGTTGAAATATCTTAAAGGTTCTCTCAATACTGGATTGTTCTACAGTTCCACCATTGATTTTCAACTTCAGGCATATAGTGATGCTGATTGGGGAACTTGTGCTTATTCAGGCAAATCCCTCACTGGATACTGTGTTTTCATTGGACAATCTCTTATTTCTTGGAAAACCAAGAAGCAAAAGGTGACTTCCAAAAGCTCCACAGAAGCTGAATATAGATCCATGAGCCAAACAACAAGTGAGTTAGTATGGATAGAAGGATTATTACAAGATCTGGAGGTTTTAGTCCCAAGACCTATATCTCTTTTTTGTGATAACAAATCAGCTCAATACATTGCTGAAAATGAAGTATTCTTGGAAAGAACTAAGCACCTCAAGCTTGATTGTCACTACATTAGAGATCATATTGTATctaattttatttctctttcacACATCAATTCCAGTCTTCAATTGGCTGATTTAATGACAAAACCATTAGGGGCTGCTCAGCACAACTTTCTTTGCTCCAAGATTGGCCTTCTTCACTATCCTTCATGTCCATCTTGAAGGGGGGTATTAAGGGTGCTGCTTGTTGATCTGGACAGCTCATCAATATTTTGTTCTATCTcttatgtttatatatgttttttccTCCTCTTGTAATAGTTAATTGGATTTTTCATATATCAGAAATAAAAGcttctttcttctcttctttCTGAATTCTTCATTTTCTAGATCAAGATAATCTTGATCTTGGATCTGCATATCTGCAATCTttcatacatactaataaaaatgctgaaaaatgacaaatatcaTCTTTATAGAGCCTTGACAAATGGAATTATTTTAgtgaataatatttaatttacctaatttagaatcagattttttttaaattgtagcTAAATAGGttaagtatttatataatttattgtaGCAATTCTATATAGATAacctaaaatttaatatatatgatgaaatgaaaaagtgatgtattcaataaatgatttttaaaaaattagtttttaatttttgctttataaaagtcatgtattcgataaatttaatcacgataaatttaatttttatttatttaatcagGATAATATAATCACAAAAatgtgtttgtttgtttgtcaaAAATCTACTAAACTTGTATGATGATACCATTTCCGTTTTCGCATCCTCTCCTCTAAGTTTTTTCAtccaaaaaatacataaaaattagatttttatttttcaaatatatcCACAAATTATTTAATAAGTATGATAGAGCTATTAATGACCAATTAATctcatattatatttatattagacTTTGTTTTAAAACAAGATACACGTTCACAAGTGAAATTATATATTGAGGTCAAAATAGTGTTGAAGAgacaaatgaaaaacaaaaaatgtaaaaaatattgaatGGTATTtgtattttacataattaatttatgtgaaagctttttaatcttttttttatgtGGAAACAGAAAAAGTAATGTAGAAGTAATGGGGTAGGGAAGTTAGGAGGATGATCATATTCATATTACTCATTATTAGTGGGTAGTCGCACAACCAAACGTAATTGCATGAGCCATGAATAATGGGATAATCACAAAAGTAGTTCCTTCAGTAGGAATTTGTCTGCGTTGAAACGTATAAGTTTTAAGTATTACATTTTCtatgcttaaaatttaaaattcatattaaCTCTATGAACCAATACGGTGCATTTGCCAAACTATcataaattaatacaaatcaTCAATATATCTagtgtatctcgctcataggaactatgatcagggtctaggGAGAGAATGAAAACGGGAACTCAAAGTAAAGTGCAACAAAGAGTCGCTCGGTTCAAGAAAGTTAGATGaatcctcaaaaaaaaaaatctcagtagtcaaaaacatataaataaataaaaataactagataaaacgaataaaaaaatgttatgtAAAAAGGCAAAGACAAAAACAAGAACACCAACTGGCAAGCAAAAAAGTATCAATAGTCCAAGATATAGATAagacgcctccaactacccttaTCCCTGGTTGGGTCTTCAAAGTGGCGTAGGTCATGCAAGTCATTCTCTAGTTGTTCCTTCCATTTTCCCCTAGCTAGGTCTTCCTCAACTTCTCTTACCTTCTATTACGATGCTTTCAATCCTCCTCACGTAGGCGTCAAAGTCTTTCTCTAAATATTttcaaaccatctcaatctattCTCACGCATCTTTATAGAAATAGAAGCAACCCCAAATTTTTTCTAAAACTTCCTATTCCTGATCCTATCCATCATTGTATCACCGCATATCCACCtcaacaataataaattaatttcggtaaaaataataatatagacgaaaatAATagaacattaaaattttttacttGTCTAACACTATGTCGGATGACAATAAGTTAGAATAAACGTCAATAATAATGACTTCAATTCACAACATAATGAAAAATGTAAACATTGATCAATCATATACTATACTAAAAAGCTTGAAAAAGTTCAAGTGTCACAACTATAGAGAGTTTGCCAAACGAAACTCATTTATTggttaaagaaaataatatgacatttgattttgattaatatctttaccattaaagtatctttgactagcatttatttatagttaaattgagtaaattagagAATTTAATGCAATGCATAATATATTGTggacaattttcaaaattgtaaagttaatttatatatataactgtCAAAATAGAGTGTTTCTACTGCATAATAACtctgactttatttttttaatattttatgtttatatatatcgTAGCTTAAAAAAACTGTGCATTGTATTGGTTTCTACACTAAATTGTTCTAATTATCCATATAAAATCCTTATTAGAACTAATTTGTTTCTTAGGTGAAAAAGATAAAATCTTATTCAAGATATCAACTTTGATATTATCTTAAATTTTCAACTTAATACTAATATTCTCTTAGACTTATTTTATCAGATTTATTTTCAGTTAATCCAATATTTCACTTTTACATTCACATATTTTCACTATTCCTATAGAACAAGCCAACAATTTTAAATGATCAATTGAAGAGGAGAGTTAGGAGGATAATCCACCTTTTAATCCTTGAAATCATACACGTATTCCAGGGATTATTTAAACGTATAGCCACTTAAAGAATTAGCGTCCCGTATATTTATCGATATTAATTGGtggttataaaaataatttataatataaatatttataatatgtatcatgtcatttcaatgttaatgaaagtttgatcataaaaaatttgttttgttcacaattttccattaccatttaataccacattttcaaatgataatatattagaatgaattttatgagaAAAATGAGATTTTAAAAGGAGAATAAATGACCATTAAATTTGCCAAACGATATTTCTACTAAAATTAtactaacttttcatttttaatcTTACCATAtagtaccgattaccaaacATATGGTATAGTATAAGAATAAGAATGCAGCACAAACCACTAAAATGAAGGACGTGGGAAATTAATGGTAACTTAAATAGTTGAAGTTTATATAGATATAACTAACTTTTAACGAATCTTACTAATCAAGCCTTATTTTAAGGTATAAGCATCCCATTAATCGAAGTCTCCCTTTTTCTTGCAACCCAACCATGAGTTTATATATACTTCAACTTCTAAAGCTTTAGAAAACCAAGATTAAAGCCCATAACAGTTAGGTAATTAACTATTTCATTAGTAAATACTAACCAGGACTAAAATGGCAGCGAGAAAGGGTTCTCGAAACTTTTTGCACCTCTTCTCGCTGCCAGTCTTGGTGTTTTGCTTGTGTTTTGGCACTCTGTTTGTTGAAGCAAAGCATAACTATAGAGATGCGTTAGCAAAATCCATATTGTTTTTTGAAGGCCAAAGGTCGGGGAAACTTCCTCGAGATCAACGCCTCACTTGGCGTTCCCACTCCGGTCTTCGTGATGGTTCTCTTGCCGGGGTATGTTTCACTttccttcttttcttttgttaaaACTAACATTATCAATGGAAAGAGATTTGAGTTCTCTTCGGTGACTAAATAGTCCAAAAACGCACAAATAAGGACATGACTCGTGATAAAGCTTTGATAACAAAGATTATAATTTGTTCAGCCCTATCAAATTTCAATATACAATTAAGAAAATCAAATCCAATGATCATCATATACTCTCCATTTACGGCGACAAATGATAAACAAAATTTAAGACCGTATAATAACTGTAAAATTGTATTTCTGAATGGTTACAGGTGAGCTTAATGGGTGGTTACTATGACGCTGGTGACAACGTAAAGTTCAACTTTCCAATGGCTTTTTCAACAACCATGCTGTCATGGGGTGTCCTAGAGTTTGGAGGCAGAATGGGGTCCGAGATAAACAATGCAAAGGCTGCCATCCATTGGGCTACAAACTATCTTTACAAATGTGCCACTGCCACCCCCGGGAAGCTATACGTTGGGGTTGGCGATCCCAATGCAGATCACAAATGCTGGGAGAGACCTGAGGACATGGATACTCCCCGTTCTGTCTACTCTGTTTCTCCCAGCAATCCAGGCTCCGATGTTGCAGGTGAAACTGCAGCTGCACTCGCTGCAGCTTCTATGGTTTTCCGGAAAAGTGACCGGAGATATGCAAGTATGCTGTTGACAACTGCAAAGAAAGTAATGCAATTTGCTATACAGTATAGGGGATCTTACAGTGATTCTCTTGGGTCAGCTGTCTGTCCTTTCTACTGCTCATATTCAGGCTACAAAGATGAGCTGCTGTGGGGAGCAGCCTGGCTGTTCAGAGCAACAAGACAGACCTATTACTTGAATTTCATCAAGTCTTTAGGAGCTAATGATGCCACTGACATTTTCAGTTGGGATAACAAGTTTGCCGGTGCACGAGTCCTCCTCTCCAGGGTGGGTACAAAGTacaaataaattttcataaattcttgtatgagagggtctcaccgtgagacatacctcatatttgggttaaatagcccaataataaaaactttcagcttatgggcttcttgttttgaggtcgtctcaccgtgagacggtctcatacaagacaagtTGATAAATGTTTTCACTTATCTCAGTCTTGTTATCACCAAAGAACCACTCAACATAAATCCCGGTGTTTTTCTCATTCAGGACGCGTTATTGAACAAGGACCAGAACTATGAACCATTTAAACAAGGGGCAGAAGACTTCATTTGCCGCATATTGCCCAACAGCCCTTCTACCACCACCCAATACACACCAGGTGCAATCACTCAATATTTTAACTTCTCGGTTAGCAAGTTACGTTTTATCATTTATGCACAAACTCGTGTGAGATATTCTCATGGTGACTTATACATCAACTTCTCACACCACTAACGAATAAGTGTAACACTTTCAGGTGGTTTGATGTATAAGCTAAGCGGAAGTAACCTCCAATATGTGACATCCATTAGCTTCTTGCTCACTACTTATTCCAAGTTCATGGCTGTTTCCAGACACACATTCAACTGTGGTTCTGTTGTGGTCACTCCAACAACATTACGACGACTTGTCAGAAGACAGGTTTCTATCTATCTCTACCCTAATGGTTTCTAACTTTCTCTTATTGACATTATCAATTCACGAGAAACGCATATATTGATTACTTGCAGATAAATTACATACTTGGAGACAATTCTATGAGGATGTCCTACATGGTAGGATACGGGGCAAACTATCCCAAGAGAATTCATCACAGAGCTTCCTCTTTACCTTCTTTGTTTAAACAGCCACAGTCTATTGGTTGCAGCAATGGCTTCCAAGCATACTATTACACCTCAAATCCTAACCCCAACCTTCTGATAGGGGCTGTAGTTGGAGGTCCCAACCAGAATGATGCCTACAATGATGATCGTACAGACTACAGTCATTCTGAGCCAGCCACATATACAAATGCAGCTATCATTGGAACCCTTGCCTACTTTTCTTAGGAACAAAGTCCCTGACTTATCCAATTAACCTAATAGATGATAGCAACGTGCTCTTCCAGTAGATAATCTCTAATCAAAAGTGCAGAGCGTTGAGCCagcttcttttccttttttttttcttaatttctactTTTTAATCCACTTTTGTGTCATTGTTCCTGAATTTTACCTTGTACTGAAAATTAAAACTGGgtgaaaatgagaaaaatgctAAGGTTTCATGCACCATCATCCATTGTGAGGCAAATGCCCTCAGTACTAGTTGTGCCTGTGCATAAGTGAATTATCACAGACTTCAAGAAGTTCACTGAAAATGAATTAATGATTCCCATTTAGTTCATTCTTCCGTATTAATGATTATTCAATGTTTATTTGTAATAGAAAAAAAGGGAACACAGACACACAATGATAAAGCATAAAACAGAAAAGGGTGCAATTTATATCCCACTACAGAACCTGCAAAACCCCGGACAAGGAAGATGAAACAGAGGACTACCCTGAGTAACACCATGATGTCATTACTTCTCAAAGAACCTCAAAGAATCAAGTCAAGCAAATGTCAATAGACAGCAAATGTTACTCAGAACAGTCCATAAAAATAGATAAGCCTTGGTGCACAATCTTGATCTCAAACACAGCAATTAAACTATAGCACTTTGACAAGCAGAAATCATCACAAAACCCAGATAAATTACAAACTACTGCTTTCTAAATCATTACATAAATATACCTAAAGGAGAGAGGAAGTGGAAGGATAGAATAAtcaaaaaatgtgaaaaaagtaCAACAAAGAAAGGGCTAATTTTAACCAAAAGTTAAGAGAAGACGAAAGAATGATAAACAATCGTCCAAAAACAGTAGATATCAAAAGTTAGTTGACAGACACAGACAATATCAAATTATCAATCATAAGAGCTACGTAAACCTAAACTAAAGACCCATGAACATAGAGGGCCTTAGACAATTGGACTTGAACATATCTTATGCATAGTGCAAAACTGCGATAACGATCACAGTTGCAAATTTGCA
This genomic window contains:
- the LOC130811023 gene encoding endoglucanase 9 — protein: MAARKGSRNFLHLFSLPVLVFCLCFGTLFVEAKHNYRDALAKSILFFEGQRSGKLPRDQRLTWRSHSGLRDGSLAGVSLMGGYYDAGDNVKFNFPMAFSTTMLSWGVLEFGGRMGSEINNAKAAIHWATNYLYKCATATPGKLYVGVGDPNADHKCWERPEDMDTPRSVYSVSPSNPGSDVAGETAAALAAASMVFRKSDRRYASMLLTTAKKVMQFAIQYRGSYSDSLGSAVCPFYCSYSGYKDELLWGAAWLFRATRQTYYLNFIKSLGANDATDIFSWDNKFAGARVLLSRDALLNKDQNYEPFKQGAEDFICRILPNSPSTTTQYTPGGLMYKLSGSNLQYVTSISFLLTTYSKFMAVSRHTFNCGSVVVTPTTLRRLVRRQINYILGDNSMRMSYMVGYGANYPKRIHHRASSLPSLFKQPQSIGCSNGFQAYYYTSNPNPNLLIGAVVGGPNQNDAYNDDRTDYSHSEPATYTNAAIIGTLAYFS